GTACGGCGTCCGCCGTGGCCCTTACCTCGTGGACCCGGACCGCCCAGGCACCCTCGTGGGCGGCGATCGCGGACACCGCTGCGGTGGCGGCGTCCCGCTCGCGGGCGGGCGGCGGGGTCGGGGCGCCACCGGCCAGGACGTGGCCGAGGAACCGCTTGCGGGACGCGGCGACCAGGAGCGGACGGCCCAGCGCACGCAGCTCGGAGAGGTGGGCGACCAGGGCGAGGTCGTCCCCGGCCCGCTTGGCGAAGCCGAGGCCCGGGTCGACGACGAGCCGTTCGGCGGCGATCCCGCCCGCGACCACGGCGTCCATCCGCTCGCGCAGTTCCGCGACGACCTCGGCGACGACGTCCCCGTACACCGCCCTGCTGTTCATGTCCTCGCTGAAGCCGCGCCAGTGCATCACGACGAACGGGACCTCCGCGGCGGCGACGGCCGGGACCATCTGCGGGTCGGCGAGCCCGCCGGAGACGTCGTTGACGAGCGTGGCGCCCGCGGCGACCGCCTGCGCGGCGACGGAGGCGCGCATGGTGTCGACGGACACCGTCACGCCCTCGCCCGCCAGGCCCCGCACGACGGGGAGGACGCGCCGCAGCTCCTCCTCCTCGTCGACGCGCGAGGCGCCGGGCCGGGTGGACTCACCTCCGACGTCCACCAGGTCCGCGCCCTCGGCGACGAGGTCGAGGCCGCGCTTGACGGCGGCCGTGGTGTCGAACCAGCGGCCTCCGTCGGAGAAGGAGTCGGGCGTCACGTTGACGACCCCCATGACCGCACAGCGGTCCCACTCCGGCAGGCCCGTGGGCGTGCCCCGTCCGCGCAAGGTACTCATACGACCAGCCTAGGCCCGGTGGAGCCGCGCCCCTGCTGCCCGGGTCCGGCCGTCCTCGGCTCCGTCCGTCCTCGGCCCCGGCCCTGTCCGAGGCTGCCCGGGCCCGCGGCTGCCCCGCCCCGCCCCGCGGCTGCCCGGTGCGCGGCCCGCTACGCCTACGCGGCCCGCGCCTCGTGCTCGTCGGCGGCGACCGGGCGGATGTGGGCGCAGGGCCGGGGCGCCCGGGGCGTCCGGCGGCGGAACGGCCGCGGCACGGCCAGCGTCACGAAGCCCTCCGCCTGCATGGCGGCGAATCCGATCCGGGGCAGGTCACGGGTCTTGCGGAAGACCACGAACCGCGGCTCCCAGCGCGGCCGGAACTTGGCGTTGAACTTGTACAGCGACTCGATCTGGAACCAGCGGGAGAGGAAGACCAGCAGCCCCCGCCAGACCCGCAGGACCGGCCCCGCACCCAGCTGCTCCCCGCGGGCGAGCGCCGACCGGAACATCGCGAAGTTCAGCGACACCCGGGCGATGCCGAGCCTGGGGGAGGCCTGCAGGGCGGCGACGATCAGCAGCTCGTTCATGCCGGGGTCGGCGGAGCGGTCGCGGCGCATCAGATCCAGGGACATGCCGTCCGTCCCCCAGGGCACGAAGTGGAGCACGGCCTTCAGGTCGCCGTACGGGCCCGCCTCGCCGTCGTCGGCTTTGTGGGCGGTGGCGATCACGCTGTCGCCGTCCGAGGGGTCGCCGATCCGGCCGAGGGCCATGGAGAAGCCGCGCTCCGTGTCCGTGCCCCGCCAGGCGCCGGCGGCGCGGCGTATCCGGTCCAGCTCGGCGTCGGAGAGATCACGGGCACGGCGGACGCGGGTCTCGTAACCGTTCCGCTCGATGCGCTTCACCATCTGGCGCACGTTCCGCATGGCGCGCCCGGTGAGCGAGAAATCCGCCACGTCCACCACCGCCTCGTCCCCCAGCTCCAGGGCGTCGAGGCCGGTCTCCCGGGTCCACACCTGGCCGCCCGTCTCCGAGCACCCCATGACGGCGGGAGTCCAGGAGTGCGCCTTGGCCTCGTCCATGAAGCGCTCGATGGCACCCGGCCACGCCTCGACGTCCCCGATCGGGTCGCCGCTGGCGAGCATGACGCCGGAGACGACGCGGTAGGTGACGGCGGCCTTGCCGCTGGGGGAGAAGACCACGCCCTTGTCGCGGCGGAGCGCGAAGTGGCCGAGGGAGTCGCGGCCGCCGTGCCTCTCGAGCAGTTCGCGGAGCCGGCTCTCGTCGTCCGGTGTGAGTGTCGCGGCCGGGTGCTCGGGCCGGAGGGCCAGGTAGATCGTGGTCACGGCGGTCAGCAGGCCGAGCGCGCCGAGCGAGTAGCCGACGGTCCAGTCGACGCCGTCCTCGTACCCGACCGGTCCTTCGAAGCCGAACAGCCCGAACAGGACGTGCTCCAGGCGGTCGGTGAGGCTGGGACTCCCGATGACCCTGCCCGGATGGGCGCTCACGACGACCAGGCCGAGGCCGATCGAACCGGCGCCCATCAGCACGAAGTTGGCGAGTGCCTTCCAGCGGCTGCGCGGGTCGGGCAGGGCGGCGAACTCGCTGCGGTGGCGCAGCAGCAGGGCCAGCAGTGCCAGCGACAGCACGACGCCGACGACCGAGTGGCGGTAGGCGAACTGGGCGGCGGCGCCGGCGGGGAGCAGGATCACCGCGGCCCGCCAGGCGCGCCGCTTGTGCCGCTTGAGCCCGTGCGCCAGGAGCAGCAGCAGGACGCCCGCGCTGAGCGACAGCGCGGCCGCGAACGACCCCAGGGCGCCCGGGAGTACCTCGGCGAGGGCGTGCATCCGGCTGTGCCGGAAGCGCGGGAAGACTCCCGCGGCGATGTCGATCAGGCCGATGAAGGTGCAGGCCGTGCCGACCAGCGCGGGAACGGATTCGGCGCGCGGGCCGCGCAGGATCCGGCGTACGCGTTCCGGAACCAACCCCGACTTATCCCCATCTATGGTGGCAGACATCGCTTCCTGAGGCTCTCGAGAGAGATGGTGGAGTCCATCGCCGCAGAACGTTCGGCTCGGACGATTTGCGCTTTCTAGGACGGCACTTGCGGGTGGCGGGTTCATCGGCTCTCAGGAAATTCTCACGGAAGAAGCTCGATCGCCCCATGGGTCTCACCAGCAACAAGGTTCTGGCGCTGGCCGTTCTGGCCGCCGTGGCCCTCTTCGTCGCGACGATCCGGCTGTGGCCGCGCCTCTCCCACCGCGGCCGGCGCGCCGTCCTCGGCCGGGTGGGCCTGCTGCTCGCCACGCAGTCGGCAATCTTCGCCGCGGTGGGTCTGGCCGCGAACAAGTCCTTCCTCTTCTACGGCTCCTGGGCCGATCTCCTCGGCCGGGAACAGGAGATGGGCGTGGTCGTGGACCACTCGGCGAGCAGCAGGACCGTCAAGGTGGTCGGAAAGCAGCGGCCGGACGTGCCGGGAGGTGCGCGGCCGGAGACGGGCGGCCAGATCCACAAGGTGGTGATCGTGGGCGAGAGGTCGGGGATCGACAGCCCGGCGTACGTGTATCTGCCGCCGGAGTACTTCCAGCCCGCCCACGCGAGCAGGGCCTTTCCCGTGACCGTCGTGCTGACCGGCTACCCGGGCACCGCGGAGAACCTGATCACAGGCCTGGAGTATCCGAGGACCGCGTTCATGCAAGCCCGCGAGGGGCGGATGCGGCCGATGATCCTGGTGATGCTCCGGCCGACGGTGGCGCCGCCCAGGGACACCGAGTGCGTGGACGTCCCGGACGGACCGCAGACGGAGACGTTCTTCGCTCAGGACCTGCCGGCCGCCGTGGCGCAGACCTACCGGGTGGGCACCGGGCCGCGCAACTGGGGCATCATGGGCAACTCGACGGGGGGATACTGCGCGCTGAAGATCGCCTTGCACCACCCCGGGCGGTTCGCCGCGGGGGCGGGCCTGTCCGCGTACTACAAGGCCGCGGAGGACCCGACGACCGGTGACCTCTTCCACGGGAACCAGGCCGAGCGCAGGCGTGCGAACCTGCTGTGGAGCCTGGACCACCGGCCGCAGGGCGCCTCCTCGTTCCTGGTGACCACCTCCGAGCAGGGCGAGGGGAACCTCGCGGGGACGCGCGAGTTCATCAGGAAGGTGAAGGCCCCCGCGCGCGTGTCGTCCATCACGCTGGAGAGCGGTGGGCACAACTTCAACACCTGGCGCCGTGAGATCCCGCCGGCGCTGGTGTGGATGAGCGGCCGGCTCGGCACGGGCTGACATCCGGCCGGCGCGGTCCGGCCTCGTCCGGCCTCGTCCGGCACGACCGGCCCGGGTGGGTCGGCCGTGATCAGCGCGACGGGACCTTGTCGATGTCCACCGCGGTGCGGGGGACGTCCCGGGTGTCCGCGTCGACGGAGCGGCGCAGGGCCTCGTGCAGCCGATCCGGGGTCAGTACGCCGAGGAAGCGTCCCTTCTCCTCCCGGTCGACGACCGCGATCCACCCCGCGTCGTGCTGCAGCATCGTGGAGAACGCCTGCTTCAGGGAGGCGCCGACCGGCATCCAGGCGTCCATGCGGCGGGCGTGCTCGCGCACGGTGCCGGTGCGGCCCGCGTGCTCGGCGGAGATCCAGCCGTGCAGGTCGCCACGGGAGTCCAGGACGACCGCCCAGGGCGCGTCCAGAACGCGCGGCAGCGGGTCGTCGAGGCGGACCACCGGCGGCTGCTCGAGGTCGCCCTCCTCGACGGGGGTGACGGACAGCCGCTTGAGGCCACGGTCCGCGCCGACGAAGTCCGCCACGTAGCGGCCGGCCGGTGCCCCGAGCACGGCCGCGGGTGGGCCGAACTGCTCGATCCTGCCCTGCCCGTAGACGGCGATGCGGTCGCCGAGCCGGACGGCCTCCTCGATGTCATGGGTGACGAAGAGCACCGTCTTGCGGACCGCGGCCTGCAGTCGCAGGAACTCGCTCTGCAGCCGCTCCCGGACGACCGGGTCCACGGCGCCGAACGGCTCGTCCATCAGCAGGACCGGCGGATCGGCCGCCAGGGCCCGGGCCACGCCCACCCGCTGGCGCTGGCCGCCGGAGAGCTGCTCGGGGTAGCGGTCGCCGTACACGCGGGGATCGAGGCCGACGAGATCGAGGAGCTCGGCGGCCCGCTCGCGGCCCTTGGAGCGCTTCCAGCCCAGGAGGCGGGGCACGGTCGCGGTGTTCTCCAGCACGGTCTTGTGCGGGAAGAGGCCCACCTGCTGGATCACATAGCCGATCCGGCGCCGCAGTTCTACGGGATCGATGGTGGATATGTCGTCCCCGTCCAGGAATATCCGCCCCTCGGTCGGTTCGACGAGGCGGTTGACCATCTTCATGGTCGTCGTCTTGCCGCAGCCGGACGGGCCGACGAGCGTGACCAGTTCACCCGCGGCGACCTCGAAGGAGAGGTCGTCCACAGCGGTCGTGCCGTCCGGGTACCGCTTGGTCACGTGCTCGAATCGGATCATGGTTCCCCATTGTGACGGGTGGCGGCGGGCCCTGCGCGGGGGCGGTACCGCCGGAACGCGGAGTCCCTCGGTGACGATCCGCTGCTCGGTGAGGTCCGCTGCTCCGTGACCGCCGGCTCCTCGGCGACGGTCCGCTCCCCCGCTCCTCGGCGAGCGCCGGCTCCTCTGACGACTGTCGGTGGCGGGGTTTAGGGTCGTTCCTTGTTCGGCAAGCCGTCGAACAGGCCGGACACGAGGACGGGGGTGGGGAGATGGCGGGCCGGGACTGCCTGGTCGCCAACGACTGGATCTGCGGCGAGTACCTCCGCTCCCGCAGTCAGGAGCTGGTCGACGCCACGGCGCAGCACGTCCAGATCACGGTCGCCTCGGTCGCGATCGGGCTCGTCGTGGCCTTTCCGCTGGCGCTTCTCGCGCGCGGCCGCCCCCGGTTCGCCGGACCGGTCCTGGGGCTGACGACGGTGCTCTACACGATCCCGTCGCTGGCCATGTTCTCGCTGCTGCTGCCCTTCTTCGGACTTTCCGCCGCCCTGGTCGTCACCGGCCTGGTGCTCTACTCGCTGACGATCCTGGTGCGGAACATCGTGGCGGGGCTGGAGGCGGTCCCCGCGGAGACCCGTGAAGCCGCCCGCGGCATGGGGTACGGACCGGCCCGGCTGCTGTGGGAGGTCGAGCTCCCGCTCGCCCTGCCCGCCGTGATGGCCGGGCTGCGGATCGCGACCGTCTCCACGGTCGCGCTCACCACCGTCGGCTCGATCGTCGGCCGCGGCGGCCTGGGCAATCTCATCGAGGACGCGCTGCCCAGCTTCTTCAAGGCACAGGTACTGACCGCATCCGTGCTCTGCGTGCTCCTCGCGGTCGCCGCGGACCTGCTGCTGCTCGGCGTGCAGCGGCTGCTCACGCCCTGGACCCGTATACGTACGGCCGGCAGCCGGGAGGCCCACTGATGGACGTGCCGGCCAGGACCTGGGCGTGGCTCACCGACGGCGCCAACTGGTCCGGGGAGGGCGGAGCCTGGCACCGGCTGGGTGAGCATCTGTACGTCAGCGGGCTCGCCCTGGCCCTGGCCTGTGCCGTCGCCCTGCCGCTCGCGCTCTGGCTGGGGCATACCGGACGCGGTGGCGCCCTGGCCGTGAACATCTCGAACGTGGGGCGGGCGGTTCCCGTGTTCGCGGTGCTCGCGCTGTTCATGGTCACGCCGCTGCGCGGTGCCGGATACCTCCCGACGATCATCGCCTTGGTGCTGTTCGCCGTTCCGCCGCTGCTCACCAACGCCTATGTGGGCATGCGGGAGGTGGACCGGTCGGTGGTCGAGGCGGCACGGGGCATGGGGATGTCGGGCGGGCAGCTGTTCGCCAGGGTCGAACTGCCCCTCGCCTATCCGATGGTGATGACCGGGCTGCGGTCCGCCGCGGTCCAGGTGGTCGCCACCGCCACGATCGCGGCGATGGTCGGGCAGGGCGGCCTCGGCCGCATCATCACGGCCGGGTTCAACACGTACGACACTCCGCAAGTGGTCGCGGGCGCCGTGCTCGTGGCCGGGCTCGCCCTCCTGGTGGAGGCCGTGCTGGTTGCGGTGGACCGCATGGTCAGTCCGCTCCGGAGGACCGTGTGACGACTCACTCCTTGGATGGTGAACCTGATGGGCAAGACCTCGCGCCTCGCGGGAGCGGTACTGGGCGTCATGGCGCTGGCGGGCTCGCTCGCCGCCTGCGGCGGTGACAGCCTGGAACGGGAGAAGGACGGCGCCGCATCGAGCGGCGGCGCGAGCGGTGAAGGCAAGGGCCCCCTCGTGGTGGGGGCGGCAGCCTTCACCGAGTCCAAGGTGCTCGCCGAGCTCTACGCCCAGGTACTGCGCGACGCCGGATACGACGTCTCCGTCACCACGGTGAAGAACCGCGAGTTGTACGAACCGTCGCTGGAGAAGGGCGAGATCGACGTCGTACCGGAATACGCGGCCACGATCGCCGAATTCCTCAACGCCAAGGAGAACGGGCCGAAGGCCCCGGAGGAGAAGCCCGTCGCGTCCGGCGATGTCGCCGCCACGGTGGCCGCTCTGGAGAAGCTCGCGACCCCCCGCGGGTTGAAGGTGCTGCCCCCCGGGGAGGCGGTCGACCAGAACGCGTTCGCGGTGAGCAGGGAATTCGCCGAGAAGAACAACCTCAAGTCGCTTTCCGATCTTGGCAGGTCGAAGATCAAGGTCAGGATCGCGGCCGGGGACGA
The Streptomyces tirandamycinicus DNA segment above includes these coding regions:
- a CDS encoding ABC transporter permease; its protein translation is MDVPARTWAWLTDGANWSGEGGAWHRLGEHLYVSGLALALACAVALPLALWLGHTGRGGALAVNISNVGRAVPVFAVLALFMVTPLRGAGYLPTIIALVLFAVPPLLTNAYVGMREVDRSVVEAARGMGMSGGQLFARVELPLAYPMVMTGLRSAAVQVVATATIAAMVGQGGLGRIITAGFNTYDTPQVVAGAVLVAGLALLVEAVLVAVDRMVSPLRRTV
- a CDS encoding ABC transporter ATP-binding protein, with the protein product MIRFEHVTKRYPDGTTAVDDLSFEVAAGELVTLVGPSGCGKTTTMKMVNRLVEPTEGRIFLDGDDISTIDPVELRRRIGYVIQQVGLFPHKTVLENTATVPRLLGWKRSKGRERAAELLDLVGLDPRVYGDRYPEQLSGGQRQRVGVARALAADPPVLLMDEPFGAVDPVVRERLQSEFLRLQAAVRKTVLFVTHDIEEAVRLGDRIAVYGQGRIEQFGPPAAVLGAPAGRYVADFVGADRGLKRLSVTPVEEGDLEQPPVVRLDDPLPRVLDAPWAVVLDSRGDLHGWISAEHAGRTGTVREHARRMDAWMPVGASLKQAFSTMLQHDAGWIAVVDREEKGRFLGVLTPDRLHEALRRSVDADTRDVPRTAVDIDKVPSR
- a CDS encoding phosphatidylglycerol lysyltransferase domain-containing protein, translating into MSATIDGDKSGLVPERVRRILRGPRAESVPALVGTACTFIGLIDIAAGVFPRFRHSRMHALAEVLPGALGSFAAALSLSAGVLLLLLAHGLKRHKRRAWRAAVILLPAGAAAQFAYRHSVVGVVLSLALLALLLRHRSEFAALPDPRSRWKALANFVLMGAGSIGLGLVVVSAHPGRVIGSPSLTDRLEHVLFGLFGFEGPVGYEDGVDWTVGYSLGALGLLTAVTTIYLALRPEHPAATLTPDDESRLRELLERHGGRDSLGHFALRRDKGVVFSPSGKAAVTYRVVSGVMLASGDPIGDVEAWPGAIERFMDEAKAHSWTPAVMGCSETGGQVWTRETGLDALELGDEAVVDVADFSLTGRAMRNVRQMVKRIERNGYETRVRRARDLSDAELDRIRRAAGAWRGTDTERGFSMALGRIGDPSDGDSVIATAHKADDGEAGPYGDLKAVLHFVPWGTDGMSLDLMRRDRSADPGMNELLIVAALQASPRLGIARVSLNFAMFRSALARGEQLGAGPVLRVWRGLLVFLSRWFQIESLYKFNAKFRPRWEPRFVVFRKTRDLPRIGFAAMQAEGFVTLAVPRPFRRRTPRAPRPCAHIRPVAADEHEARAA
- a CDS encoding alpha/beta hydrolase, giving the protein MGLTSNKVLALAVLAAVALFVATIRLWPRLSHRGRRAVLGRVGLLLATQSAIFAAVGLAANKSFLFYGSWADLLGREQEMGVVVDHSASSRTVKVVGKQRPDVPGGARPETGGQIHKVVIVGERSGIDSPAYVYLPPEYFQPAHASRAFPVTVVLTGYPGTAENLITGLEYPRTAFMQAREGRMRPMILVMLRPTVAPPRDTECVDVPDGPQTETFFAQDLPAAVAQTYRVGTGPRNWGIMGNSTGGYCALKIALHHPGRFAAGAGLSAYYKAAEDPTTGDLFHGNQAERRRANLLWSLDHRPQGASSFLVTTSEQGEGNLAGTREFIRKVKAPARVSSITLESGGHNFNTWRREIPPALVWMSGRLGTG
- a CDS encoding ABC transporter permease; this encodes MAGRDCLVANDWICGEYLRSRSQELVDATAQHVQITVASVAIGLVVAFPLALLARGRPRFAGPVLGLTTVLYTIPSLAMFSLLLPFFGLSAALVVTGLVLYSLTILVRNIVAGLEAVPAETREAARGMGYGPARLLWEVELPLALPAVMAGLRIATVSTVALTTVGSIVGRGGLGNLIEDALPSFFKAQVLTASVLCVLLAVAADLLLLGVQRLLTPWTRIRTAGSREAH
- a CDS encoding ABC transporter substrate-binding protein, which gives rise to MGKTSRLAGAVLGVMALAGSLAACGGDSLEREKDGAASSGGASGEGKGPLVVGAAAFTESKVLAELYAQVLRDAGYDVSVTTVKNRELYEPSLEKGEIDVVPEYAATIAEFLNAKENGPKAPEEKPVASGDVAATVAALEKLATPRGLKVLPPGEAVDQNAFAVSREFAEKNNLKSLSDLGRSKIKVRIAAGDECEVRPFCAPGLKKTYGIDVTGVDPKGVGTPQAKQAVKDGEDQLVLTTTTDATLESYGLVLLEDDRKLQNADNVLPVVNAEDAGSPEIADALGRLTRVLTTEDLVGLNRKVDAERAKPQEVAREYLASRKLLGNT
- the folP gene encoding dihydropteroate synthase; this translates as MSTLRGRGTPTGLPEWDRCAVMGVVNVTPDSFSDGGRWFDTTAAVKRGLDLVAEGADLVDVGGESTRPGASRVDEEEELRRVLPVVRGLAGEGVTVSVDTMRASVAAQAVAAGATLVNDVSGGLADPQMVPAVAAAEVPFVVMHWRGFSEDMNSRAVYGDVVAEVVAELRERMDAVVAGGIAAERLVVDPGLGFAKRAGDDLALVAHLSELRALGRPLLVAASRKRFLGHVLAGGAPTPPPARERDAATAAVSAIAAHEGAWAVRVHEVRATADAVRVARAVEGAR